Proteins encoded by one window of Rubrobacter indicoceani:
- a CDS encoding flavin reductase family protein — MDEQTRSEILKTIPYGFYITGVIGPDGEANGFTTCWVSQVSFDPRQVIVAARRGQHTTELLESSGVFSLNYLDAEQEDLARRFTEPVEHDGEGTVNGASFVTGETGVPLFDDAFAHLECRVAGKLEAGDHDVFLGEVVASNLKRPADILTDLDTQMDYGG; from the coding sequence ATGGACGAGCAGACCCGAAGCGAGATCCTGAAAACCATCCCCTACGGTTTCTACATAACCGGGGTTATAGGCCCGGACGGTGAGGCGAACGGCTTTACAACGTGCTGGGTGTCTCAGGTATCTTTCGACCCCCGGCAGGTGATAGTCGCCGCGAGGCGCGGGCAGCACACCACAGAGTTGCTCGAATCCTCCGGGGTCTTCTCCCTGAACTACCTCGACGCCGAACAGGAAGACCTTGCCCGCCGTTTCACCGAGCCGGTCGAACACGACGGCGAGGGCACGGTAAACGGGGCGTCTTTTGTCACCGGAGAGACGGGCGTGCCGCTCTTTGACGACGCCTTCGCCCACCTTGAATGCCGGGTCGCCGGAAAGCTGGAGGCCGGGGACCACGACGTTTTCCTTGGGGAAGTCGTCGCCTCGAACCTCAAGCGCCCCGCGGACATCCTCACCGACCTCGACACCCAGATGGACTACGGCGGCTGA
- a CDS encoding type IV pilus modification PilV family protein encodes MRGGGCEAGYSLLEVMVAVVILTVCIIPMAGMFDAAVGAGGGDLDRARSQANRTVETVRALDYRTAVLRYGSGGAVACPGGEEPGYEGSSCTLRAGFVDEELRLTDVRYGTRLLLEVRVEWDGKTHRQTALVAAVEP; translated from the coding sequence GTGCGGGGCGGCGGGTGCGAGGCCGGGTATTCGCTTCTCGAGGTGATGGTCGCGGTCGTTATCCTTACCGTCTGCATCATCCCGATGGCCGGGATGTTCGATGCGGCGGTCGGGGCGGGTGGAGGCGACCTCGACCGCGCCCGGTCTCAGGCGAACCGGACCGTCGAGACGGTGCGTGCCCTTGACTACCGGACGGCGGTCCTGCGTTACGGCTCGGGGGGCGCGGTCGCCTGCCCCGGCGGAGAAGAGCCGGGTTACGAGGGGTCCTCCTGCACGCTTCGGGCCGGGTTTGTAGACGAGGAGCTCCGTCTGACAGACGTCCGCTACGGTACAAGGCTGCTGCTGGAGGTCAGGGTAGAGTGGGACGGCAAGACCCACCGACAGACCGCGCTCGTTGCGGCGGTGGAGCCGTGA
- a CDS encoding AarF/UbiB family protein — MERKDAEPDITGSFPEPEVSTESEVREVGPAGVVRRIARVGARYGFGFVFRSRLTPSRGADLGRVGVRLRRSFEDLGPTYVELGRYLAARGDIISPDIADELGRERLPVRPMPFSEVRELLERELHSDLFRLFVSVEDAPHRSGPLTQSHRAVLPGGRPALVVVRRGGLRRDLLAMRPVAELVRRRLESRLTLDPSETVADFTAQVNHRRDMYFAAQTSRRVRDAGEPDASEVADELRGGPLRERLYVPKVYRSHSASRCITFEFPSDAISELTAENALRAAKLSVELALTEGIFFADLVRERLSVDGSGRIWLTDPTEVFSLDPERMRGLAEVFAAARREDVDGVSRALSLAGSSVPRDDLALRRELREALGLLGGPLWGEHTLAAMRRTVTEALRRGGVRLQPEVALLLDSLVAAEKLCFEGDDPRRTSNLEVDQPLTVATVRAAGELVQESRDPVKIATRTAQKIARPDLYSEYPRQIHDLLTELQDGEVEVRFRHGGLDQLVSKVDILANRLVFAALIAALIIGSSMLGTFVDTGVQVLGVSIFGFVGFTLAAVMGVLLLVGIIRSGRL, encoded by the coding sequence GTGGAGAGAAAAGACGCAGAACCCGACATCACGGGGTCCTTTCCGGAGCCGGAAGTTTCTACGGAGTCCGAGGTGCGGGAGGTCGGACCCGCCGGGGTGGTCCGACGAATAGCGCGGGTCGGGGCGAGGTACGGGTTCGGGTTCGTGTTCAGGAGCCGGCTGACGCCCTCCCGCGGGGCGGACCTCGGGCGGGTCGGGGTGAGGCTCCGCCGGTCTTTCGAGGACCTCGGCCCGACCTACGTGGAGCTTGGACGCTACCTTGCGGCCCGGGGGGACATCATCTCGCCGGACATAGCGGACGAGCTCGGGCGCGAGCGGCTGCCGGTGCGTCCGATGCCGTTTTCGGAGGTCAGGGAGCTGCTGGAGCGCGAGCTTCACTCGGACCTCTTCCGGCTTTTTGTAAGCGTCGAGGATGCGCCGCACCGTTCGGGGCCTCTGACCCAGTCGCACCGGGCCGTCCTGCCCGGTGGTCGTCCCGCGCTCGTGGTGGTGAGGCGCGGCGGGCTCAGGCGCGACCTTCTCGCCATGCGCCCGGTTGCGGAGCTGGTCCGGCGGCGACTCGAGAGCCGTCTGACGCTGGACCCCTCGGAGACGGTCGCGGACTTCACCGCGCAGGTCAACCACCGGCGGGACATGTACTTCGCGGCCCAGACATCGCGCAGGGTCCGGGATGCCGGTGAGCCGGACGCTTCGGAGGTTGCAGACGAGCTCCGCGGCGGGCCTCTTCGGGAACGGCTCTACGTCCCGAAGGTCTACCGGAGCCACTCGGCGAGCCGCTGCATCACCTTTGAGTTTCCGTCGGATGCGATTTCCGAGCTCACCGCAGAGAACGCCCTGCGGGCGGCGAAGCTCTCGGTGGAGCTTGCACTCACGGAGGGGATTTTCTTTGCAGACCTCGTGCGGGAGCGTCTCTCGGTGGACGGCTCGGGGCGCATCTGGCTGACGGACCCGACGGAGGTGTTCTCGCTCGACCCGGAGAGGATGCGGGGTCTTGCGGAGGTTTTCGCTGCCGCCCGCCGGGAGGACGTGGACGGCGTCTCTCGCGCGCTGAGCCTCGCCGGAAGCTCCGTTCCGAGGGACGACCTCGCCCTCAGGCGCGAGCTGCGCGAGGCGCTCGGGCTGCTCGGGGGGCCGCTCTGGGGCGAGCACACCCTCGCCGCCATGAGGCGAACCGTAACGGAGGCGCTCCGGCGCGGCGGGGTAAGGCTTCAGCCGGAGGTCGCCCTGCTCCTCGATTCGCTTGTCGCCGCCGAGAAGCTCTGCTTCGAGGGAGACGATCCCCGGAGAACCTCTAACCTGGAGGTGGATCAGCCGCTCACCGTCGCGACCGTCAGAGCCGCCGGAGAGCTCGTGCAGGAGAGTCGCGACCCGGTAAAGATCGCGACCAGAACGGCACAGAAAATAGCCCGGCCCGACCTCTACTCCGAGTATCCGAGGCAGATCCACGACCTTCTTACGGAGCTTCAGGACGGCGAGGTGGAGGTCCGGTTCCGGCACGGCGGCCTCGACCAGCTTGTCTCGAAGGTGGACATCCTCGCCAACCGGCTTGTCTTTGCGGCCCTGATAGCGGCCCTCATCATCGGCTCCTCGATGCTCGGAACGTTCGTGGACACCGGCGTTCAGGTTCTCGGGGTGAGCATCTTCGGTTTCGTCGGCTTCACCCTTGCCGCCGTGATGGGGGTGCTGCTGCTCGTCGGGATCATCCGCTCCGGCAGGCTCTGA
- a CDS encoding glycine/sarcosine/betaine reductase selenoprotein B family protein, giving the protein MPPFATPRTPLPESRVALVTTGGVHLKNQPPFDIDDPIGDCSCREVPSETRPEDLTWTHFYHAPERAESGDLDGLFPLRTLREIATDGVIGSINDRHFSFMGAIHDAGPLIDETAPEVAGKLLRDGVDAVLVTPSCPLCHRNAALVAQEIERSGIPTVTLSMEGGMDAPRVGRVGFAYNEPCGPPGEAGLHRAVVLAALDLVWEADLKGEVRLPFGW; this is encoded by the coding sequence GTGCCGCCCTTCGCAACGCCGAGAACCCCGCTGCCGGAGTCCAGGGTCGCCCTTGTGACGACGGGCGGCGTCCACCTGAAAAACCAGCCGCCCTTCGACATAGACGACCCGATCGGGGACTGCTCCTGCCGGGAGGTTCCCTCCGAAACCCGGCCCGAAGACCTGACCTGGACGCACTTTTACCACGCCCCCGAGAGGGCCGAGTCCGGCGACCTCGACGGTCTGTTCCCGCTCCGGACGCTGCGGGAGATCGCCACCGACGGGGTGATCGGCTCGATAAACGACCGGCATTTCTCGTTTATGGGGGCCATCCACGACGCGGGTCCGCTGATAGACGAAACCGCCCCCGAGGTCGCCGGCAAGCTCCTCCGGGACGGGGTGGATGCAGTCCTCGTCACGCCGTCCTGCCCGCTGTGTCACAGAAACGCCGCGCTTGTGGCGCAGGAGATAGAGCGGAGCGGCATCCCGACCGTTACCCTCTCGATGGAAGGCGGGATGGACGCCCCGAGGGTCGGGCGCGTCGGGTTCGCCTACAACGAGCCGTGCGGCCCGCCGGGTGAGGCCGGGCTGCACCGCGCGGTCGTGCTGGCCGCGCTCGACCTCGTGTGGGAGGCGGACCTGAAGGGAGAAGTACGACTTCCGTTCGGGTGGTGA
- a CDS encoding DUF6391 domain-containing protein has product MAILLALLVAVFLVFFVFLLPILFSLRAVGSLFVYPGQLRSIFGKKILRRNHALEHATIAVMLEKEPGRPLSGFSTDDGFFVQGVRSLEEVETASRVALSRLKDGQRKLAVHRNCGTTIVAANLLAAVFFLAAVGLGIYLGGQWLYLLIVAGVVLAFALRVPFSLLLQRFVTTDADLANAEVGWVEPANPNDLRAGFLGMLLAASTARVRVFHTDPDAVEVIRDGQPIAR; this is encoded by the coding sequence GTGGCGATCCTTTTAGCACTCCTGGTGGCGGTTTTCCTTGTCTTCTTTGTATTTCTACTGCCGATCCTTTTCTCCCTTCGGGCGGTCGGAAGCCTCTTTGTCTATCCGGGACAGCTCAGGTCCATCTTCGGAAAGAAGATACTTCGTCGCAACCACGCTCTTGAACACGCGACCATCGCGGTGATGCTGGAGAAGGAACCGGGCCGTCCCCTGAGCGGCTTCTCCACCGACGACGGCTTCTTTGTGCAGGGCGTCCGGTCTCTGGAGGAGGTGGAGACGGCCTCGCGCGTCGCCCTATCGCGCCTGAAAGACGGCCAGAGAAAGCTCGCCGTACACAGGAACTGCGGTACGACGATAGTCGCTGCGAACCTTTTGGCAGCGGTCTTTTTCCTTGCCGCCGTAGGCCTCGGAATATACCTCGGCGGGCAGTGGCTGTACCTTCTTATCGTCGCCGGGGTCGTGCTGGCGTTCGCTCTGCGGGTGCCGTTCAGCCTGCTACTGCAGCGGTTCGTAACCACCGACGCAGACCTTGCGAACGCCGAGGTCGGCTGGGTCGAGCCTGCAAACCCGAACGACCTCCGGGCGGGCTTTCTCGGGATGCTCCTCGCCGCCTCGACGGCGCGGGTCAGGGTCTTTCACACCGACCCGGACGCGGTCGAGGTGATCCGGGATGGTCAGCCCATCGCCCGATGA
- a CDS encoding pilus assembly FimT family protein encodes MRKKTFGAGPRHEAGEGGYSLAEVLATIVILGVLATIAVVILLGILEQRRVNAATGQFASDLRLAHTRATSELTDWRVVVVLERADKDEGPDYYLMRLARPYGGEGTEGQVPQIGEVVARDFDGNVLGRNVKTAGGYLADDRAKSYWASPGAGEVPQDARTRTIEFNSDGTMTFYQSPSGSVCITADGRPRNRVVSLSATSRVRVEADSSCDTSGAGG; translated from the coding sequence ATGCGGAAAAAGACGTTCGGGGCCGGTCCGAGGCATGAGGCGGGCGAGGGCGGGTATTCGCTGGCAGAGGTTCTTGCCACCATCGTCATACTCGGGGTGCTGGCAACCATCGCGGTCGTGATCCTCCTCGGCATCCTCGAGCAGCGTCGGGTAAACGCCGCCACCGGACAGTTCGCCTCGGACCTTCGCCTGGCGCATACGCGGGCGACGAGCGAGCTTACCGACTGGCGGGTCGTTGTTGTTCTGGAGCGGGCGGATAAGGATGAGGGACCGGACTACTACCTGATGCGTCTCGCCCGCCCCTACGGCGGAGAAGGTACCGAAGGTCAGGTTCCACAGATCGGGGAGGTAGTCGCCCGCGACTTCGACGGCAACGTGCTCGGCAGGAACGTGAAGACCGCCGGAGGCTACCTCGCGGACGACCGCGCAAAAAGCTACTGGGCCTCGCCGGGCGCGGGAGAGGTGCCACAGGACGCGCGGACCCGGACCATCGAGTTCAACTCCGACGGGACCATGACCTTCTACCAGAGCCCGAGCGGGTCCGTCTGCATAACCGCCGACGGACGGCCCCGGAACCGTGTCGTCTCGCTCTCGGCGACCTCGCGGGTGCGGGTCGAGGCCGATTCGTCGTGCGACACCTCCGGGGCGGGGGGGTAG
- the ychF gene encoding redox-regulated ATPase YchF yields the protein MKVGIVGLPNVGKSTVFNSLTKAGAEAQNYPFTTIDPNVGVSVVPDGRLDALAEVSASRNVVRATVDFVDIAGLVKGASAGEGLGNQFLGNIRECDAIAHVVRCFDDENVIHVNGGVDPSGDAETINTELLLADLATVERRLERTIKAAKSGDAKLKSEATELEKLRDHLSDGSPARSFEATEVLDEAMATLITAKPTLYVANVGEEDVAEGNEHSRRVEKLAEEEGAEVVRLSARLEAEVADLPEDEAKEYLEMLGVERTGFDEFVRSAYRLLGLITFFTTGEKESRAWTVREGSTARKSAGAIHSDMERGFISADVGNWDDIVEAGAWNRAKERAKVRMEGRDYIVKDGDTMIVRFNV from the coding sequence ATGAAAGTAGGCATAGTAGGACTGCCGAACGTCGGCAAGTCAACGGTATTTAACAGCCTGACGAAGGCTGGCGCGGAGGCCCAGAACTACCCGTTCACGACGATAGACCCGAACGTCGGGGTCTCTGTGGTGCCGGACGGACGGCTGGACGCGCTGGCGGAGGTCTCGGCGAGCAGGAACGTTGTTCGGGCGACGGTGGACTTCGTGGATATCGCGGGCCTCGTGAAGGGGGCGAGCGCGGGCGAGGGGCTAGGCAACCAGTTTCTCGGGAACATCCGCGAGTGCGACGCGATAGCCCACGTTGTGCGGTGCTTTGACGACGAGAACGTTATCCACGTCAACGGCGGCGTGGACCCGTCAGGCGACGCGGAGACGATAAACACCGAGTTGCTCCTCGCCGACCTCGCGACGGTGGAGCGGCGGCTGGAGCGCACGATAAAAGCCGCCAAGAGCGGTGACGCAAAGCTCAAGTCCGAGGCGACGGAGCTCGAGAAGCTCCGCGACCACCTCTCCGACGGAAGCCCCGCCCGTTCGTTTGAGGCGACCGAGGTGCTCGACGAGGCGATGGCGACGCTTATCACCGCCAAGCCGACGCTCTACGTGGCGAACGTCGGGGAAGAGGACGTGGCCGAAGGCAACGAGCACAGCCGCAGGGTCGAAAAGCTGGCCGAAGAAGAAGGCGCCGAGGTCGTGCGGCTCTCGGCGCGCCTCGAAGCCGAGGTCGCGGACCTGCCGGAGGACGAAGCAAAGGAATATCTCGAGATGCTCGGCGTCGAGCGCACCGGCTTCGACGAGTTCGTGCGCTCGGCGTACAGGCTGCTCGGCCTTATAACCTTTTTCACGACGGGTGAGAAAGAGAGCCGGGCGTGGACCGTCCGGGAGGGTTCGACGGCGCGGAAATCCGCCGGGGCCATACACTCGGATATGGAGCGCGGCTTTATCTCGGCGGACGTCGGGAACTGGGACGATATCGTCGAGGCCGGGGCGTGGAACCGTGCCAAAGAGCGGGCGAAAGTCCGCATGGAAGGCCGGGACTACATCGTCAAGGACGGGGATACCATGATCGTCCGCTTCAACGTCTAG
- a CDS encoding PilW family protein, with protein MRDGLRRELRREDGFTLVEALVTLVMMLVVFFALHTVFEAGVRAVAVGEEEVRATEQARLGLERMEREIRAAAPYFPPDKDKRHLFFRYEDPGTPTAPRGAGPLAFGNDLDGRCGLRKTLSGGRCGSGVESRELVSYYVNGGGVLIRRSNNLRTPLAGEVEGLDLRYLDPQGNPASLEGEIGLVEITLTVKTGRAEQRLRSNVALRSRAG; from the coding sequence GTGCGGGATGGGTTGCGTCGGGAGCTCCGTCGGGAAGATGGGTTTACGCTCGTGGAGGCCCTTGTAACCCTGGTTATGATGCTGGTGGTCTTTTTTGCGCTGCACACCGTCTTTGAGGCCGGGGTGCGGGCGGTCGCGGTCGGCGAGGAGGAGGTGCGGGCGACGGAGCAGGCAAGGCTCGGTCTGGAGCGCATGGAGCGGGAGATTCGGGCCGCCGCGCCGTATTTCCCGCCGGATAAAGACAAGCGGCATCTCTTCTTCCGCTACGAAGACCCCGGAACCCCGACGGCTCCGAGGGGCGCAGGGCCGCTCGCCTTCGGCAACGACCTCGACGGGCGATGCGGGCTCAGAAAAACGCTCTCCGGCGGGCGGTGCGGCTCCGGGGTGGAGTCGCGGGAGCTGGTCTCCTACTACGTCAACGGGGGCGGGGTTTTGATCCGCCGCTCGAACAACCTTCGCACGCCGCTCGCAGGCGAAGTCGAGGGGCTCGACCTCCGATACCTGGACCCGCAGGGGAACCCGGCCTCCCTTGAGGGCGAGATCGGTTTGGTCGAGATCACGCTGACCGTGAAGACCGGGCGGGCGGAGCAGAGGCTGCGGAGCAACGTGGCCCTCAGGAGCCGGGCCGGATGA
- a CDS encoding glycine betaine uptake BCCT transporter — protein MEREAQGGVGAVFYVSVAISVVFVLWGVLFTENLSGVTAFILEYVLGNFAWLYLLSTTIFLGFVLFLAFSRFGRIRLGKDDDRPEFGRLSWFAMLFAAGMGIGLVFWGVAEPVSHLGTPPYAMAEAGTAQAAELGMRYSFFHWGLHPWAVYATVALALAYFNFRKGKGGLISSIFYPILGDRVDGPLGKAIDVFAIIATLFGVAVSLGLGALQINGGLSFLFDVPSGALVQIAIIAFITVLFLASAATGVNKGIKYLSNLNMGLAGLLLAFVFLLGPTVFLLDTFTQMIGDYAGALIPMSFDRNAFADSSWAGDWTIFYWATWIAWAPFVGAFIARISRGRTIREFVFAVLVVPSFVSFFWFSTMGGTAINLDRAGGGISDAVAQDVNTALFVMLEQLPLSFITSIVAMVLIAVFFITSADSASFVLGSMSSEGSLNPKTPVKFVWGLVIASFASVLLLAGGLTALQNVAIIAAVPFAVIMLGMCVSLYRALSEEPAVSREEARTGLGELKERVAERARGGGGPAVPRPGSSRKD, from the coding sequence TTGGAGCGTGAGGCGCAGGGTGGTGTCGGAGCGGTATTCTACGTCTCGGTCGCTATCTCCGTAGTATTCGTGCTGTGGGGGGTTCTCTTTACGGAGAACCTCTCCGGCGTAACGGCGTTTATTCTTGAATACGTGCTGGGAAACTTCGCGTGGCTTTATCTTCTCTCGACTACTATCTTTCTGGGTTTTGTGCTGTTTCTGGCTTTTTCGCGGTTCGGGCGGATCAGGCTGGGCAAGGACGACGACCGGCCGGAGTTCGGAAGGCTTTCCTGGTTTGCTATGCTCTTCGCCGCGGGGATGGGGATAGGGCTGGTCTTCTGGGGCGTAGCGGAGCCTGTCTCACACCTCGGGACGCCGCCGTACGCGATGGCCGAGGCCGGCACCGCGCAGGCGGCTGAGCTCGGGATGCGGTACTCGTTTTTTCACTGGGGGCTCCATCCCTGGGCGGTCTACGCGACCGTCGCGCTCGCGCTTGCGTATTTCAACTTCAGGAAGGGCAAAGGCGGGCTTATATCGTCCATCTTCTACCCGATTCTGGGCGACCGGGTAGACGGGCCGCTCGGCAAGGCAATAGATGTTTTCGCCATCATCGCGACGCTTTTTGGGGTGGCGGTCTCGCTCGGTCTGGGGGCGCTTCAGATCAACGGCGGCCTCAGCTTTCTTTTCGACGTCCCGTCCGGCGCGCTCGTGCAGATCGCGATAATCGCCTTTATCACGGTGCTGTTCCTCGCCTCGGCGGCGACCGGGGTGAACAAAGGCATCAAGTACCTGAGCAACCTGAACATGGGGCTTGCGGGGCTGTTGCTCGCGTTTGTGTTTCTGCTGGGGCCGACGGTCTTTCTGCTGGACACCTTTACGCAGATGATCGGTGACTACGCCGGCGCGCTTATCCCGATGAGCTTCGACCGCAACGCGTTCGCCGACAGTTCGTGGGCCGGTGACTGGACCATCTTCTACTGGGCGACGTGGATCGCCTGGGCGCCGTTCGTGGGGGCGTTTATCGCCCGGATCTCCAGAGGACGAACGATCCGGGAGTTTGTCTTTGCGGTTCTTGTAGTGCCGAGCTTCGTGAGCTTTTTCTGGTTCTCGACGATGGGCGGGACGGCTATCAACCTCGACCGGGCGGGGGGCGGTATCTCGGATGCGGTGGCGCAGGACGTGAACACCGCGCTTTTCGTGATGCTGGAGCAGTTGCCGCTCTCGTTTATCACCTCGATCGTCGCGATGGTCCTGATCGCGGTCTTCTTTATCACGAGCGCCGACTCGGCCTCGTTTGTTCTCGGGAGCATGTCTTCGGAAGGCTCGCTGAACCCGAAGACCCCGGTGAAGTTCGTCTGGGGGCTTGTTATAGCCTCGTTTGCCTCGGTGCTTTTGCTGGCGGGTGGCCTGACGGCCCTGCAGAACGTGGCCATCATCGCGGCGGTGCCGTTTGCGGTCATCATGCTCGGTATGTGCGTTTCGCTGTACAGGGCCCTTTCGGAAGAACCCGCCGTAAGCCGGGAGGAGGCCCGAACCGGGCTCGGTGAGTTGAAGGAGCGCGTCGCAGAGCGGGCGCGCGGCGGGGGAGGCCCGGCGGTTCCGCGCCCCGGAAGCTCTCGAAAGGACTAG
- a CDS encoding VOC family protein, translating into MQYIHTCYRILDLDRSIDFYQNKLGLELARKSPIGDSATNAFFRIPGEEEPRLELTLNHDQETPYALGDGYSHVAFAVEDLDALATRLEEAGGVEFESKPHAMGSGTRIFFVRDPDGYRIEFIERKS; encoded by the coding sequence ATGCAGTACATCCACACCTGCTACCGGATACTCGACCTCGACCGGAGCATAGACTTCTACCAGAACAAGCTCGGCCTCGAACTCGCCCGGAAGTCCCCCATAGGAGACAGCGCGACAAACGCCTTCTTCCGAATCCCCGGCGAAGAGGAACCGCGCCTCGAACTCACCCTTAACCACGATCAGGAAACACCCTACGCCCTCGGCGACGGCTACAGCCACGTCGCCTTCGCCGTCGAAGACCTCGATGCCCTCGCAACCCGCCTCGAAGAGGCCGGCGGCGTTGAATTCGAGAGCAAGCCCCACGCAATGGGCAGCGGAACCCGCATCTTCTTTGTCAGGGACCCGGACGGATACCGCATAGAATTCATCGAGCGCAAAAGCTAA
- a CDS encoding glycine betaine ABC transporter substrate-binding protein produces the protein MSVGKAVRAGLIASVAALFGVLVAGCGGQDRGSIAEEYRIGGTQQTVRLAVGSKDFTEQEILGEITLQALRAAGAETIDRTGTGDTEAVRRALVSGEIDMYWEYTGTGWLVHLARPDPIADPEEQYVAVRDADLEGNGIVWLPQAPANNTYALATRADEFGDVQNISDLEGLFTQGDTTLCVGPEFGQRADGLPGMEDHYGFDFPEESVSVLSDSTVYGALEEGSRCDFGSVFATDGRVDASGLRLLEDDGGFFAAYNPSLNMTSETLELYPELENLFADIAVGLDTATLRELSAAVDVDGQTPEQVAGDWLAGEGYTAE, from the coding sequence ATGAGCGTCGGAAAGGCCGTTCGCGCCGGGCTGATCGCATCGGTTGCGGCTCTTTTCGGCGTTCTTGTCGCGGGGTGTGGCGGGCAGGACCGGGGCAGCATCGCCGAGGAGTACAGGATCGGCGGCACGCAGCAGACGGTGCGGCTGGCGGTTGGCTCCAAGGACTTCACCGAGCAGGAGATTCTGGGGGAGATCACGCTCCAGGCCCTCAGGGCCGCCGGGGCGGAGACGATAGACCGGACCGGGACGGGCGATACGGAGGCGGTGCGCCGCGCTCTCGTGAGCGGGGAGATAGACATGTACTGGGAGTACACCGGGACCGGCTGGCTTGTACACCTCGCCCGGCCCGACCCCATCGCCGACCCCGAGGAGCAGTACGTCGCCGTCCGGGACGCCGACCTGGAGGGGAACGGCATCGTCTGGCTGCCGCAGGCCCCGGCAAACAACACCTACGCCCTCGCCACCCGGGCGGATGAGTTCGGAGACGTGCAGAACATCTCCGACCTCGAAGGTCTTTTTACGCAAGGCGACACCACGCTCTGCGTCGGTCCGGAGTTCGGCCAGCGGGCCGATGGTCTGCCGGGAATGGAGGACCACTACGGCTTCGACTTCCCCGAAGAGAGCGTCTCCGTGCTCTCGGACAGCACGGTCTACGGTGCGCTCGAAGAGGGGAGCCGCTGCGACTTCGGCTCCGTCTTCGCCACCGACGGGCGCGTGGACGCGAGCGGGCTGCGCCTCCTTGAAGACGACGGGGGTTTCTTTGCCGCCTACAACCCGTCGCTGAACATGACCTCCGAGACGCTTGAACTCTACCCGGAGCTGGAGAACCTGTTTGCGGACATCGCGGTCGGCCTCGACACGGCCACGCTGCGGGAGCTCAGCGCGGCGGTGGACGTTGACGGTCAAACGCCGGAGCAGGTCGCCGGGGACTGGCTTGCCGGGGAAGGCTATACGGCCGAGTAG